GTTCAACCTTTTTCTTGAATCTCTAGTTAGATATACTCTCCTGCCTCAgtctcttgttgttgttgtgttatATGTCAGCTTCAAGCTtattttcttgttgttgttgggaGTTCACTTTCTCTATATTGTTGGGTTTATTTGTAGCTTTTGTTATTTATAGTGTGTGTGTTTAGTGTCATGTATCCAGAGGATGAGCAAGCACAAGCTTGTTTCTCTCCTCCATGACTCTGTCTTTAGTTGTTTGTCCAGCAgctaaatttttgatttttttttatgcttAATGAGGAATCAAAATCATGTGCAATATTTCTTTAAGTTTGATCAGGAAACGCTTGCTCTTCTTATTGTTGATGAATTTGAAAGCTTAAAGCTTGGCTCTTGCACATGTGTTTTTACAGGCTGAAGATGGTATTGGTCTACCTGAGCAAATACTTGATCTCTGCCGCATGTGTGAGAACATCCCCATCATTCTGTGCGGGAACAAGGTCGACGTGAAGAACAGGCAGGTGAAGGCGAAGCAGGTGACATTTCACAGGAAGAAGAATCTTCAGCTTCTGAACAGTGTAGTAGGACATCTTCTTCATCCCGTAAGTTGCTTTCCCGTTGTCTTGTTTCAGTGGTGTGGTGTTTCTTTGatgaagtttttatttatataatgtttCAGTTAAGTCAGGTGATATTATCAGAAACTTGTATAAATGATATGGATAATGAAAGTGTATTCACAAGATCAAATGTTCCTTCTCaagttctttctttcttctcatGTTCTTTCAATTTTTGTAAGAACCTTTACTTAACAAACTTGCAATGGAGGACACACATTTAGGTGTCTCTTAACTACAAGCTCTTAACCatcattaattactaaaaaaatattaagagacACATTTTAGCTCTTAGGGTTAATCATGCTCTAAACACAGTAAACAGTTAAATACAAATTGTGGTTTGCGCCCGGAGCCTTCGGGACCTGAAGAGCCGTGAGAACGTGCTGGATACACGTGACCAGCAGGGTTAGACTTTCAAAGCTTTAAAAACTTTGAAATGAAAAGTGCTTTTTTTACCGATCACAGTTTTGTTTTCCGAAAATGTTTCAAAGTACATTtagaccaaaaagaaaaaaatatctaagtCCCTAAAATTTTTCAAAGACTGACTTTTATTCTTTTGTTCAAGTTTGCCTAGTTTTTTGAAAAGCAAGAATTTGAAACTCTAgaacatatttttcattttaaaatatcagccatattttttttttttgaaaaggaaatATCAGCCATATtgatcaaaaaagaaatatcagccatatattttaaaagtcttaACACTTAAAGTCCTATACAATCTTACAGCCTTAGTCTTACTTTAATCAATATATCTGTACTGTAAGTAaggatatttaattttcattgaCTCGATGATCTTAACAAAAGAGACAATACATAACCTTAACTAGTTGCCCAAAAAAAACCTTTAGCTAGTTAGTTATGCTAAATAAAGTTGGTTATCATTTAACTAATGAAACTAATATTTGAATACACATAGAAACgtgtatattaaaataaacaagcATCATCGCAGTATCACATACTAAAGGTGGTCAGCttaaggaaaaaataaataaatataaatatctttttttgacatcgtaaagaaaagaaaagatatatatatactttttaccaaaaaataaaaattaaaaataaaagaaaataatttagcAATCCATGTGGCGGCATCTATTATAGTTAGTTTGAAGTGACTTAAACATGACTGGGTAAAAAATAGTAAGGAATCCAGAGAAAAATTGATTATTAGATATCCGAAAGgatttaaattttagtatttagaaaatcgaaattaaatctgatataaactaaaatatttcagGCATTCGAATATATCTgaaatagatttttatatataaagatatatattaattatttttagatttaatgtatattaaaaacattcaaaatatatatgatatttttaaattatctaaaatacttgaaaatatatacatatagtcaaaactaaatatctaaaatagttaaaatatattcaaaacaccaaatgtacttaaaatatttattgattctctattcaAATAGAGagatcaaaccaatttatatgttaagtttaggtttgatatttgttatgaaaatttatatgtaatatattttatagattttgagaaactTAAAGTATATAagagattttaatattttaaaaataatttaaatgggttatctgaatccGAATCAAGTCGTAAAGATCTGAACAGAACCCAAACTAAAAATACCTAAGTAAAATTGAAATCTTTAACTCTGAAAACCTGAAATTCGAAATAGACCCGGACTAAGTCCGAATAGATATCCAAACAGCCGTTAAGTAACTGAGgttaattttaatgttatgtattctttaaaaaaaagacgAGCACCTGCTAAGCAACTCAGgtattctttaaaaaaagacTAACCAACTTGATtcatatatatcttaaaaaGAAGACTAACAAACTTGATTGATTTTACTTGgctatataatcatatatatatgcgACTGAGTATTAGGCATTTTCATACCTTTCCTCCTTACCCACGATAAGAATGGATACACACTTCTGGTCCCCCGGCCATAGTGATGATGTTCCTCAAGATGATGAGAAGTGGTTTCTAACTCTTTTGGTAGAGGACACTAGCAATTTTTCTTCTCCTTATCATTGTGGCGACTGTCTGGAGAATATTGATCCTTTTGATGTCGATGAATGTTCCCGGGATTGCGATTCATGCAGCAAGATGTGGCATCTTGATTGCATCCCAGACTCACCGGACGATATAAACCATCCGTTCCACTCATACCATCCGCTGGAGCTTCTCATCGATGTCCCACAACCACCTGATCAACCCAAGGGGAGATGCGATGCATGCCAGCAAGAGCTCAATAGCTACTTCTACCATTGTTCCCTATGCGATTTCAGCATGCACGTGAGGTGTTCCAAGAACCCACCACCACCGATTGTGGAAACTCCGAAGTGCCACGAGCATACACTGACATGTATGGTTAGAAATGACACCTTCACATGCAACGCTTGTGGTACCCATGGTGAACTATGCCCTTATGTATGCGCTCCCTGCGGTGTCATGTTCCACCAGGAATGTATCGACCTACCACATGTCATAAATATCAATCGCCACGACCACCGGGTCTCTCACGCCTATTCTCTTGGTTTCGGGAATAGGAAATGTATGATTTGTCTCAAGGTGGTGGATTGGAGGTACGGAGCTTATTCATGTTCGACATGTCCTGATTATGTCGTTCACTCCAAATGTGCAACTAGACTTGATGTGTGGGACGGGGAAGAGCTCGAAGGGGTGCCTGAGGAATATTTTGATGTATCTCCATTCGAAGTGATCGAAGAGGGAGTTTCAATTAAACATTTCTCCCATGAAGAACATATATTATACAGgattgaagatgatgaagatgatatACTTGATGGAAGCATGCGTTGTGAAGCTTGCGTCCATCCTATATTTTCTGAGACGCACTACAAGTGTATGGATGGATGCGAGTTTATCCTCCACGAAGCATGTGCTAATCTTCCTCTTCGAAAACGACACTGGCTTTCCACGACACCGTTTTATCTAAACGCCAATAACGATGAAACAAACGAATCTATGTTTCGATGTGGTGCATGTCAGACAATATCCAATGGTTTCAGGTCAGTAGCGAATCCAAACTGATTTTTTACTGGGTGCACATAGTGTAAATTTACCAATGTCAATATGTGTATATGAAATTAGGCTGAAAACACActatgttttgaaaatattatggGTGCATGTGCACCCCCTCTCTTCTTACTAGCTTCACCTCTTTTTCAGGTACGAGAGTGATGAAGGAGTAACGCTAGATATGCGATGTGCGTTCGTGATCTCAGCGTATTGTGATTATGAATGTCACCCACATACCCTCTTTCTCACTATAATGGACAAGGGCTTTTGTGGGGGCTGTAAGCTCACCAAAAAGCATGTGCTGCGTTGTACTGAATCTGAATGTGATTTCTCCTTGTGCTTGGTCTGTGCTACTCTACCGAAAAAGATCGAACGCAAGGCTTACGAGCATTTTCTATTCTTGTGCCATGGTGAGAAAGCCAGCGGTAAGTATTGGTGTGAAGTTTGTGAAACCGTTTTAGATCCACATGAGGAATGGTTTTACACTTGTCATGTTTCCGGAGTCACTTTTCATATTAAGTGTGTGGTTGGGGAGTTTCCAAATGCTAAACCAGGAGTTACTTATTACTTTGAACGTGTTCTAGGGGAGGCTCCATCACTCGTCCTCGCAAGAACCTACTTTTCCACGGGAAATGNNNNNNNNNNNNNNNNNNNNNNNNNNNNNNNNNNNNNNNNNNNNNNNNNNNNNNNNNNNNNNNNNNNNNNNNNNNNNNNNNNNNNNNNNNNNNNNNNNNNATATATGTATATGGACTAAGAGGTGTGTAATATTATGAAATACATGTTCGATAGTGTCTTCGTCCAACTTATATTCAAACTATAAagctattttaatttattttaaattatatgatataatcgatttgtatttcaaattaattatacttgattataggaaaataaattaaaaacattagttTAGGAGTATATCacgttttattaaaacaaaccCCTAAAATTTGAttgatagataatatatatatatggaaatcttttaaaaatcaGTTATAATAACCattaatcattaaaattaatcattaattatttattttaattgcaGTAGCATGGATTGATAAATATTGTGGAAAAGTTAGGGTTAAATACTACatgtattttagatttaatagtttagattgaaaaattatttttaaaaaaaaagaatgcatAGTTaccttttattctttttttttgggtaagaTACCTTTTATTCTTTGATCAACTAGATAGACCTTTGAACGATGGTCAAGCACTATCCTCAATGCATTTTAGTATCGTATTGTTTCTCAGTCTCTTGTATGACTTTTGGCACACATCCATGATATAGGTGATTAAGGCaattttcgttttgtttttgtattagATATTGCATCCACATATTATtcatctttatattattttgcatGCACATGCAAACATCTAGGTGCTAAAATAGTCTCAACCCGCACCCGCAATTCAAAATTTCCAAATCATTCGACCCGCATTCGCCCCGCAGCGGGTCAAACGGGACGGGACCCGCGGGTAATGACTAAAATTCCCAGCTCTAATTGCGGATCTCTTTGTCAATGAGGTGGAATTACCCTGGAAGACTGTTTGCGGAGGTATGGAGAGACACTATTATGCGATTGTTTAAACTGAACAAAAACCAGTTTCAACAGTACTAATTTTGAAACATTATGCAATCGTTGGTGGATCTAGAACTTGTTATTACTCAGAGCATAAATGAAAATACTAACCTAAGTACATTATACACTTTGAATAAGGGCATAACTGAACATTTTATAAGAGTTTCTTTGgtcttataaaattatatggtGGGCAACTGCCCCATCTTTACTCCTTACTCTTTACTCCTTACTCCATGTACCTTGAATATCCCAAGTTTGTTCTTCCATGGTTGCCAGAAATGAGAATTAATGCGTTTGATATCATGTTCAATGTTCATTAGAAAGCCTTGTTAGTTGAATCTTGTAAGAAGATCATAAAAGGATGAGCGTGAAGAACAAGTTTGTAAGAGCACCATTAACCCTAGTGGTTTAATGGTTGcttatgaatattttaataaaaaaagaaggaaagagaagaaacagaagaagaaaaacgcTTAATTAAGCGTTGGTGTTTGGTGTTTTTGCAGGCCCCAATGACACGTGATGGCCCGTCACTGGTgtactaactttttttttaatcacaacgaaaaaattaaaaaaaaaaattttaagcACCCTTTTATAGCAACCACCGTTGATGATGCTCTAAATGACTCAGCTATTTTGTGCTAGACTCTTTAATTTCATCCGGCTGAAACCAAACTAGGCCATGTGAAATCGTTTTTAATCAAATCCTCCAGCTTTGTCAAAAGTTTTCTTTGACCACATGACTCTCAATTTGTGCAAATTGTTATAGCTAGCTAATACGATAAATCAACATTATTTGTGTGGTATTACAATTTCGGATAACTGGAATCCATCGTTAATATGGAGCACAGATATCTTACCTATCATAAGTCTCCACGTGGCGGCTTCTCAATCCTCCTGCAATCTCAGCACAAGATAAACCTTCTATTCTCTACCCTCGATCTTTCCTCATCAACAACTCTCCACCGTCCGTTTATAATTCCCCCAAACCTTAcctccttcttctcctctcgTCTTCGAGAAACCACAAAtcgctctctcttctcttctctctctctctgcaatGGCGTCTCTTCAGCAAACTATGTTCTCTCTGCAGTCCAAACTCCCTCCCTCATCTTTCCACATCGGAGGATCCCTCCCTATGCGAAAGACATCCTTACCCCTCCGAATCAGAGGCGGAAACGCCGCCGGAGCGAGAATGTCCGCCACTGCTGCAGGAAGCTACGCGATGGCTCTCGCGGACGTCGCGAAGAGGAACGACACTCTCGAGCTCACGAGCGCCGACGTGGAGAAGCTCGAGAACGTCTTCTCGGACCCGCAGGTGCTCAACTTCTTCGCCAACCCAACCGTCGAGGTCGAGAAGAAGCGTCTCGTGATCGACGAGATCGTCAAAGCGTCCTCTCTCCAGAGCCACACCTCCAACTTCCTCAACCTCCTGGTCGACGCGAACCGGGTCGACATCGTGACGGACATCGTGAAGGAGTTCGAGATTGTGTACAACAAGATAACGGACACGCAGCTGGCGGAGGTTAGGTCGGTGGTGAAGCTGGAGCCGCCGCAGCTCGCTCAGATCGCGAAACAGGTTCAGAAGCTGACCGGAGCCAAGAACGTGAGGGTTAAGACGGTTCTTGATCCGAGTCTTGTCGCTGGGTTTACGATTCGGTATGGTGATTCCGGGTCGAAGCTTATTGATATGAGTGTGAAGAAGCAGCTTGAGGATATCGCTGCTCAGCTAGAGCTCGGTGAGATTCAGTTAGCTGCATGAGAAAAATTGTATTTGACAACcgccttcttctttttttttacttgtgcAAGTTttattctttctctcttttcttttttcctgcATCAATCGTCTACATATAATATACTGATATAAATAATTCTCgagttatttttaattatttctgaAATGTAGTGAACCTGTTTGTTCGATTCATGAATCGTGATTACAATACTCATGAATCATGATTACAATGCTCCAGCTTAGACCAACGAGCAAACATCATTGATTATTATCAGATGTAATCGTATCAAAAACCATAGAAGAGCACCGAAATTAGAGAAATACTAAAAGCAGTAGAAGAGAAAGTTTTCTTGTAGTAATTTgtagtaataatattttagacaTAAATTATAGTGCCATTTGCAAGATAAATAGAGGAAGATGTAGATATTTGCATGGATGGAAATGGATGGAAAATTGGAAGGCCTAACCATGAAGCCCACATTTTGTCTGCAAGAAAACACCAAGCTATCCCTATTCTCTCTTTTGTCTAGGTACCAAGCAGAAGTAAGGGGAAGAGTTAGTATAATGATTACATGTATGTAATCATTAGAAAAACTATACACACAACACCCTGTTTATATTTGTCTAGCTCTTGCATCTAAGAGTAGCCAAAATTTAAGACCAATTACAACacatagaaaatataagaaatttcgCTATACTGCTAAGTTTAACAAAAACTTAATCATCCTTAAATTCACTGCCACAAATTTACTTTGAACCATCCTTTCACTCAAACCATCAAGTTTTAGATGTGCTTACACAGCGATGCGTGGACACATCGATGCATAAACACGCGGAAACCTTGTTTAACAAAAAGCTCTTTCACTTTCCACACTTCAACAATGTTTTCTTTCAGACCACTGAGATATATACAATGCATATAAAAGAGTCAAATCCTCTACAAGCAACCATGAAAACTAGAACAAGAAAGGATAATCATAGGAGTCAAAAGCGGTGTGATAGACAGGATAATTACAATCTGCTCTACTTAGCCTCTGTATCTGCAGTCCAATAAAAGAATACATCATTCACCAAGACACCGTTCTGAAGGTAAACAATATTTCAGAGACAACAAAAGTAAAACACAAAGACGGAGTCTACTCACAATGTTGTTCTGAGACTTGAATGTCTCTTCAACTGTCAAGGCTACATCATCAGGATCTTGGACCAACTTCAAGGCATCTAATAGAAGAACATCTAACTGACTAGTTGCACCAGCAAAGAATCCAGAGCCTTGGACCGCACAATCTACATTAAGATAAGCCACAGCACTTGCAACTAAGTTCCAGTTGACACTACACGTTTCAAAGAGGGAAGAGcatatttgattagataatttAATCAATCAAACCTCAGTTTTTATCCCCACCATCAAAATGATCAAAGTCAGATCACGGCAAGCATCCCAAAGAAACCTCTgcaatgaagaaaaagaaaccaaCCGGCTTTATGAGAAACTGAGCAGGGGAAACCTAACTTCAAGCAACACAGAGCTAATGATAAGTAAGGATCTTCATACCAGATCCCTTTCCCTTTCTTGCGAGGATAGGCATTCTTGTGTTTAAGAAAATCACATCATCTCCGCTGATACCTTTCTCTGTTTCAACTTGGCATTTGCCTTTTCTGCAGTAAGTTCGAACAGATTTCCCCCAAATTGAGAAGATtattgtaacgccccgacccgtcCACGGCTAATTGGTCACCTATGCCCACTTTCTCGGTCCGTTGGTCTCATCctatccgacggtcggtcgttaattttccaaggttTGAAATCGTTGTTTACTGATCATACAATCACCACCTGACCTTTTCCCGTGCTTTGGACTCACtcgcacggtatcgcgaatcacttgccgataggtcacccatcgtttcactactccagcccaaagTCAGTTGGACTTAAACCACCTTGGTCTTAGGCAATTCCTACCCGTTCCATAGGTCCTGATCCGACCATGAAACACCAAGCAAAATGGAACGGCATGTTGACCCAAAGGAAGGCTTCCAGCCGATCATGAAAGACTGATGGCGTATGCCATATATAAATTTCATGAAGAACTTTGGTTAACCTCTAAGGACGGAATGTGCAATAGTATGATTCAAATCGTGGATATACTAATGATACTCATGGACggaatttttataaattcaaatgaCCAAAGATgaacagaaaatatttaaaatcaagatCCATTTCAAGATGGATGTATACTCCCATAGAAAGTCCATATGTTCTGGTCAAGAACCATAGAACATATCTGATCATATTTAAGTAATGGACGAAGTACTAATAAATACATGCTTAACtttggagttctaaacggatgtgtgacagaaaaggtaagtcaacttttgTGACATATGTACCTacatcaattctcttaagccttttcgtatatcacaactcggaaTGTTATAATTATAGTTTATTGAAATCGATGGTAAGATAAGTATAGAGAGATAGCGAATGAAAAGGTTTTGAGGAATAGATACTCACTGAGGACGTTGAGATAGATGAGGATCATGGTGTAAatgtggaaaaaaaaattaatctgaaagtttttcaaaaatagaattttataaaataaaatactaacaaagtaatctatagttttatttgaatataaacataaaaatttaaatttaaattttataaatataaaccttACATTTTTACAGTGAAAAATGAACACCATAAATCAACCTACAAAAGCAAGATAATATTCCGAGAAAGATATGAGAAAACttgacaaattaaataaaagttcCTCTTTACATTCAAAGAATTTAGACAGAAAAAGAGGTTTAGAGAGAAGGAAGAAAATTTAGAGAGAACtgaaagatttttaaaaacttattcaaccattttagaaaaagattatgtaaatttaatttatatagaacgggccttgtggtcaagtggcagtggacgggcctggaacgctaacacgtttcaggttcgatcctcctgctatgcgaaactaagtcacattgttctgttcacctaaTGCGGATATGGGTCCATGTTTTAGGAtccatttgaatgcccaggagaaggAGTCCATCTGCGGGCTTGCGACTCCCCCGGAGGTTAGGTCTGGTTTCAAtagtgacccgggtttaaccctttctttttcaaaaaaaaaaatttaatttatataggaAGACAAAAACTGTAAGTAAGTTAAAATTTATGacattgtaatttttttaaagtctactaaaattaaaatctggAGTAGACTTTATTCTAATTCTAATTAGTATTTTTTGGAAGTCTACTatgataatttaattattgttgtttaatctttattttttaataattttaatataagatttgctaaatgtatttatttattttaatacttaTGGTATATGATTTCACATTTTTATTGTAATCACCAATTAAAATAGACTGAAAAAACGTCCACAGTGAAGTAGATTTTATTGTGAgtatactaaactctaaaccacaAATTTCAAATTCTAAATGTTTGCTAATAAAAAGTCTTAATTATTGTATCAGATaatgaaatatacaaaatataaacaactcaacattaatatgcaaatttaagttactaaaacaaaaaaaaatctcaatctAAAATCTAACTTTACAtgttagaatttttttgttgttaaacCATAAGCATTGTTTAACACATTGTTACCaaatcgatttatatttttaaaattgttaaattatataaaattttaatttatgtattttatattaaccCTTTTATTGATGATGAATTAAATATttcacaaaaattatttttttatacattcttaaaattaaattactaGATCAAATTACGATGTAAACTATAGaataaatttatgtaatataCTTCTTAGGAGGTTACATATACGTAGACTTCTTTTGTAACTTGTAAGCTTTCGAGtgacaaaatcttaaaataactGTTTCATCTTACTTTCACTACTGTTTGTGCCAGCTGATCGACAAACAGATTCTCACACAACTTTTAAATTAGATCAAAAGACAAATATTAAACTGTAATACAACACTAAGTGATTCATCTAAATTTGGATACACGTTTTGTTAGAAGTACAAGATTCGTCAAAGTTCAAATTACATGGAACTATGGACTTAAGAGATTCACAAGTGCTTATACACAGGTGACAATGAGTAA
This genomic stretch from Raphanus sativus cultivar WK10039 chromosome 3, ASM80110v3, whole genome shotgun sequence harbors:
- the LOC108851078 gene encoding uncharacterized protein LOC108851078; the protein is MDTHFWSPGHSDDVPQDDEKWFLTLLVEDTSNFSSPYHCGDCLENIDPFDVDECSRDCDSCSKMWHLDCIPDSPDDINHPFHSYHPLELLIDVPQPPDQPKGRCDACQQELNSYFYHCSLCDFSMHVRCSKNPPPPIVETPKCHEHTLTCMVRNDTFTCNACGTHGELCPYVCAPCGVMFHQECIDLPHVININRHDHRVSHAYSLGFGNRKCMICLKVVDWRYGAYSCSTCPDYVVHSKCATRLDVWDGEELEGVPEEYFDVSPFEVIEEGVSIKHFSHEEHILYRIEDDEDDILDGSMRCEACVHPIFSETHYKCMDGCEFILHEACANLPLRKRHWLSTTPFYLNANNDETNESMFRCGACQTISNGFRYESDEGVTLDMRCAFVISAYCDYECHPHTLFLTIMDKGFCGGCKLTKKHVLRCTESECDFSLCLVCATLPKKIERKAYEHFLFLCHGEKASGPNDT
- the LOC108849408 gene encoding ATP synthase subunit delta, chloroplastic — its product is MASLQQTMFSLQSKLPPSSFHIGGSLPMRKTSLPLRIRGGNAAGARMSATAAGSYAMALADVAKRNDTLELTSADVEKLENVFSDPQVLNFFANPTVEVEKKRLVIDEIVKASSLQSHTSNFLNLLVDANRVDIVTDIVKEFEIVYNKITDTQLAEVRSVVKLEPPQLAQIAKQVQKLTGAKNVRVKTVLDPSLVAGFTIRYGDSGSKLIDMSVKKQLEDIAAQLELGEIQLAA